The following are encoded in a window of Impatiens glandulifera chromosome 5, dImpGla2.1, whole genome shotgun sequence genomic DNA:
- the LOC124940061 gene encoding 50S ribosomal protein L3-2, mitochondrial-like has protein sequence MSAARGLICRLRSLAIGPRTSTTIPTTQFRLFSNASSIGGSEIIEEKNLRIIERNPRVMTPNSKRTGVIALKCGMTATWDKWGARVPISVLWVDDNIVSQVKTVEKEGFFSLQIGCGQKKEKHLTKPEVGHFRAQGVPMKRKLREFPVTEDGLLPLGTSIGVRHFVPGQYVDIAGITRGKGFQGCMKRHNFSGMPASHGASLSHRSGGSTGQRDAPGRVFKGRKMPGRMGGKQRTMKNVWVYKIDPARNIMWVRGQVPGSEGNFVFIKDAVYKKPDTSILPFPTYFAPEDEDVEALEPLIADLGDLDPFMAAD, from the exons ATGTCCGCCGCTCGAGGCCTCATTTGTCGCCTCCGCTCTCTTGCTATAGGTCCCAGAACGTCTACTACAATACCCACAACTCAATTTAGACTATTTAGTAATGCGTCCTCAATCGGTGGAAGTGAGATCATTGAGGAGAAGAATCTCCGAATTATTGAAAGAAATCCTCGAGTTATGACTCCGAATTCGAAGAGAACCGGCGTTATTGCACTCAAATGTGGAATGACAGCAACGTGGGATAAATGGGGAGCCAGAGTTCCAATTTCCGTTCTCTGGGTTGATGATAACATCGTTTCTCAAGTCAAAACCGTTGAGAAAGAAGGATTCTTTTCCCTGCAG ATTGGTTGTGGTCAGAAGAAAGAGAAGCATTTAACGAAACCTGAAGTGGGTCACTTTAGAGCTCAGGGTGTTCCTATGAAACGGAAGTTAAGAGAGTTTCCAGTGACTGAGGATGGTCTTCTTCCTCTTGGAACTTCAATAGGTGTTAGACATTTTGTCCCTGGTCAATATGTGGACATTGCTGGTATTACAAGAGGGAAAGGTTTTCAG GGATGTATGAAAAGACATAATTTCAGTGGAATGCCTGCAAGTCACGGTGCATCGTTATCTCATAGAAGTGGTGGTTCAACTGGTCAGAGAGATGCTCCTGGGAGG GTATTTAAAGGGAGAAAGATGCCTGGGCGCATGGGTGGGAAACAACGGACAATGAAGAACGTTTGGGTGTACAAAATAGACCCGGCTAGGAACATTATGTGGGTTAGAGGCCAG GTTCCTGGTTCTGAAGggaattttgtatttattaaagATGCAGTTTACAAAAAACCAGATACATCCATCCTTCCATTTCCAACATATTTTGCTCCAGAAGATGAGGATGTAGAAGCTTTAGAACCTCTGATTGCTGATCTTGGAGATTTGGATCCATTTATGGCTGCTGATTAA
- the LOC124938737 gene encoding CBL-interacting serine/threonine-protein kinase 1, which produces MVQIERKEDQEEGRRRKGMRVGKYDIGRTLGEGNFGKVKYARNVDTGGQFAVKILDKTRIVDLHITDQIKREIGTLKILKHPNVVRLYEVLASKSKICMVMELVTGGELFDRISTKGKLSEVYGRKLFQQLIDGVSYCHDKGVYHRDLKLENILLDAKGNLKISDFGLSALPQHLRDDGLLHTTCGSPNYVAPEILANRGYDGATSDIWSCGVILYVILTGQLPFDDRNLAVLYQKIFKGEAQIPKWLSPGAKKLIKRILDPNPLTRITVAEIKDDEWFEQSYIPAKPHDDDENTFIDDGDLSEHDATCDQEEKDPESPPTLINAFQLIGMSSCLDLSGFFEQEDVSDRKIRFTSNHSPKELLEKIEDTVIEMGFQVQKKNGKIKVMQEHKGKRSPGSLSVAAEVFEISPSLFVVELRKSYGDSCVYRQLCKRLSNDLGVPSSQEIILPIEHSLPIEHSCSSLN; this is translated from the exons ATGGTACAGATTGAGAGAAAAGAGGATCAGGAAGAAGGGAGGAGGAGGAAGGGAATGAGAGTGGGAAAATATGACATAGGTAGGACGCTCGGCGAAGGAAATTTCGGAAAAGTCAAGTACGCCAGGAACGTTGATACAGGCGGTCAGTTCGCTGTTAAGATCCTTGACAAAACTCGGATCGTCGATCTCCATATCACCGATCAG ATCAAGAGGGAGATTGGCACCTTGAAGATTCTCAAGCATCCTAATGTTGTTAGATTATATgag GTTTTGGCAAGCAAAAGCAAGATATGCATGGTAATGGAATTGGTGACTGGTGGCGAATTGTTTGACAGAATT TCCACCAAAGGGAAGCTCTCTGAAGTTTATGGAAGGAAGCTTTTCCAACAGTTAATCGACGGTGTTAGTTACTGTCATGACAAAGGGGTTTACCACAGAGATCTCAAG TTAGAAAACATTCTTCTTGATGCAAAGGGGAACCTAAAGATAAGTGATTTCGGCCTCAGTGCATTACCTCAACATCTCAGG gATGATGGACTACTCCATACAACTTGTGGAAGTCCTAACTATGTTGCCCCCGAGATTCTAGCCAACAGAGGATACGATGGAGCCACGTCAGATATCTGGTCATGTGGTGTCATCTTGTACGTGATTCTCACTGGACAGCTTCCATTTGATGATAGAAACCTTGCAGTTCTATACCAGAAG ATTTTCAAAGGAGAAGCTCAGATACCAAAATGGCTATCTCCAGGTGCAAAGAAGCTAATAAAAAGAATACTTGATCCAAACCCTCTTACTAGAATAACAGTAGCAGAGATAAAAGATGATGAATGGTTCGAGCAAAGTTATATTCCTGCTAAACCCCACGATGATGACGAAAACACATTTATAGATGATGGAGATTTGTCTGAGCATGATGCG ACATGTGATCAAGAGGAGAAAGATCCAGAATCACCTCCTACTCTTATCAATGCATTTCAATTAATTGGAATGTCTTCATGCTTAGATCTATCAGGCTTCTTCGAGCAAGAG GATGTATCAGATAGAAAAATCAGATTCACATCCAACCATTCTCCTAAAGAATTGCTAGAGAAGATTGAGGACACTGTAATTGAGATGGGATTTCAGGTTCAGAAGAAAAACGGAAAG ATCAAAGTGATGCAAGAACACAAAGGTAAAAGGAGCCCGGGAAGTCTTTCAGTTGCAGCAGAA GTTTTTGAAATTAGTCCATCCCTGTTTGTAGTAGAATTAAGAAAATCCTATGGAGATTCTTGTGTATATAGACAG TTATGTAAGAGATTGTCAAATGATTTGGGTGTTCCATCAAGTCAGGAGATTATATTACCCATAGAGCACAGCTTACCCATAGAGCACAGCTGCTCAAGTTTAAATTAG
- the LOC124937630 gene encoding uncharacterized protein LOC124937630, giving the protein MIEKMTPHRTSGLVDPGWEHGIAQDDRKKKVRCNYCGKVVSGGIYRLKQHLARISGEVTYCDKAPEEVCLKMRENLEGSRLGKRGRHIVHDEQPYLSYHNNENGDEEEQDEYNNSRGKGKQVIYDKASVLNMTPLRSLGYVDPGWEHGVAQDERKKKVKCNYCEKIVSGGINRFKQHLARIPGEVAPCKNAPDEVYHKIKDNMKWHRTGRRHRRPDSKDSSSFYMPSDNDDDEDEQDDDTNTSNERSLIDNRRPDRDIRTVGGFEPIVKKTRLEYSFIKPYKGQTSTKTGSSKRHCKEVVSAIAKFFYHAGVPSQAANSTYFHKMLETVGQYGQDLVIPSSRMMSGRCLQEEMIIIKNYLAEYRSSWANTGCSILADSWRDSHGQTMINFLVSCPRGIHFVCSVDATDIIDDADSLFKLLDKMVEDMGEENVVQVITDCTPSYQAAGKMLEERRTNLFWTPCAAYCMDRVLADFMGIKIVGECIEKAQKITKFIYSQHGLLHLMRREFTEGQDLLKLSFTQYSSSFATLKCLSDSRVCLKKMFQSSKWLSSHFSKSNSGKEVEKIILNPSFWKRMQFVNKTVEPIMQIVQKVNSDESLSMSYIYSDLCRAKLQFENHGNDEHKYGPFLSVIENHWKLLFQHPLYGAAYFLNPSIQYQPEFVSPNPEVVRGLNSSLVRLETENTRRVAASMQISDYTSAKADFGTDLAISTRTELNPAAWWQQHGINCLELQRISVRILSQTCSSFGCEHSWSIYDQIHRQKRNRLAQKRQNDYVYVHYNLRLRERQIHRKSTESAPLDNVLLESLLYDWIIDDDDTKLSLHEDEEIICSETDQAEVYENDLMAGGGISEDIINGESRKECLEMVTLGVDVEPLDVKPSCNGDDDDADLNFLDDDLSDG; this is encoded by the exons ATGATTGAGAAGATGACACCACATAGAACATCTGGATTGGTTGACCCTGGATGGGAGCATGGGATTGCTCAAGATGATAGGAAGAAAAAGGTCAGGTGTAATTATTGCGGAAAAGTCGTGAGTGGAGGAATATATAGATTGAAACAACATTTAGCTCGAATATCAGGAGAAGTTACATACTGCGACAAGGCTCCTGAGGAAGTATGTCTGAAAATGAGGGAAAATCTTGAAGGATCCCGTCTTGGTAAAAGAGGAAGACATATTGTGCACGACGAACAaccatatttgagttaccaCAATAATGAGAATGGAGACGAGGAAGAGCAAGatgaatataataatagtaGAGGGAAAGGAAAGCAGGTGATATATGATAAAGCTTCGGTCTTGAATATGACCCCTCTTCGATCTTTGGGATATGTAGATCCTGGATGGGAGCATGGGGTTGCTCAGGACGAGAGGAAGAAAAAAGTAAAATGCAATTACTGCGAGAAGATAGTCAGTGGGGGTATTAATCGGTTCAAGCAACACTTAGCTAGAATACCTGGTGAAGTGGCGCCTTGTAAAAATGCTCCTGATGAAGTTTAccataaaattaaagataacaTGAAATGGCATCGAACTGGTAGGAGACATCGACGACCCGATTCCAAGGATTCATCTTCTTTCTATATGCCTTCAGATAATGATGACGATGAGGATGAACAAGACGATGATACTAATACAAGCAATGAGAGGTCCTTAATCGATAATAGAAGACCAGACAGGGACATAAGAACAGTTGGTGGATTTGAACCGATAGTGAAAAAGACAAGATTGGAATATTCCTTCATAAAGCCATACAAAGGTCAGACATCAACAAAAACTGGATCGAGTAAGAGACACTGCAAGGAAGTTGTTTCTGCCATAGCTAAATTCTTTTACCATGCTGGAGTTCCATCTCAAGCGGCTAACTCAACTTATTTCCATAAAATGTTGGAAACGGTTGGCCAATATGGACAGGATCTTGTCATTCCTTCTAGCAGAATGATGTCTGGTCGGTGTCTACAAGaagaaatgataataataaaaaactatctGGCTGAATACAGGTCTTCCTGGGCCAACACCGGTTGTTCTATCTTGGCTGATAGTTGGAGAGATTCACATGGTCAGACGATGATCAATTTTCTCGTTTCGTGCCCACGTGGTATACACTTTGTCTGTTCTGTTGATGCAACTGATATTATCGACGATGCTGACAGTTTGTTTAAGCTGCTCGACAAAATGGTAGAAGACATGGGTGAGGAAAATGTAGTACAG GTAATAACAGACTGCACACCCAGTTACCAAGCTGCTGGGAAGATGCTGGAAGAGAGGAGAACAAATTTATTTTGGACTCCCTGTGCTGCCTACTGTATGGATCGGGTTCTTGCAGATTTCATGGGAATAAAAATAGTTGGAGAGTGCATAGAAAAAGCACAGAAGATCACAAAGTTCATTTACAGTCAACACGGGTTGTTACATCTCATGAGAAGAGAATTTACAGAGGGGCAAGATCTTCTGAAGCTATCTTTTACTCAGTATTCTTCAAGTTTCGCTACCTTAAAGTGCCTGTCGGACAGTAGGGTTTGTCTTAAGAAAATGTTCCAATCCAGTAAATGGTTATCATCTCACTTCTCAAAATCCAATTCTGGGAAAGAGGTGGAAAAAATCATACTCAATCCATCCTTTTGGAAGAGGATGCAGTTTGTTAATAAAACTGTTGAGCCGATAATGCAAATTGTTCAAAAGGTCAATAGCGATGAAAGTCTTTCGATGTCGTACATCTATAGTGACCTCTGCAGGGCTAAGCTCCAATTTGAAAACCACGGAAATGATGAGCATAAATATGGACCGTTCTTGAGTGTAATTGAAAATCATTGGAAATTACTATTCCAACATCCCTTATACGGAGCTGCTTACTTCCTCAATCCATCGATTCAATATCAGCCTGAATTTGTATCACCA AATCCCGAGGTTGTCCGCGGGCTAAATTCATCCCTTGTGCGGTTGGAGACAGAGAATACAAGGAGGGTTGCTGCATCCATGCAA ATATCTGATTACACTTCTGCTAAAGCTGATTTTGGAACTGATTTGGCAATAAGCACCAGAACAGAACTTAACCCAG CTGCGTGGTGGCAACAACATGGGATAAACTGCTTGGAGCTACAGAGAATCTCCGTAAGAATTCTGAGTCAAACGTGCTCTTCTTTTGGGTGCGAGCATTCGTGGAGTATATATGACCAGATTCACAGGCAAAAACGAAACCGTCTAGCACAGAAAAGACAAAATGACTATGTCTATGTTCACTACAACTTGAGACTAAGAGAGCGACAGATACATCGAAAGTCAACCGAATCTGCTCCACTTGACAATGTCCTGTTAGAAAGCTTGCTCTATGACTGGATCATAGACGATGATGATACTAAGCTGTCTTTGCATGAAGATGAG GAAATTATTTGTAGCGAAACCGATCAAGCAGAAGTTTATGAGAATGACCTGATGGCGGGAGGAGGAATATCGGAGGACATAATAAATGGGGAGAGTAGAAAAGAATGCTTGGAAATGGTGACTTTGGGGGTTGATGTGGAACCTCTCGATGTTAAGCCATCTTGCAACGGCGATGATGACGATGCTGATCTCAATTTTCTAGACGATGATCTCAGCGATGGTTAG